The Nothobranchius furzeri strain GRZ-AD chromosome 8, NfurGRZ-RIMD1, whole genome shotgun sequence genome includes a region encoding these proteins:
- the diras1a gene encoding GTP-binding protein Di-Ras1a, whose protein sequence is MPEQSNDYRVVVFGAGGVGKSSLVLRFVKGTFRDTYIPTVEDTYRQVISCDKSVCTLQITDTTGSHQFPAMQRLSISKGHAFILVYSITSRQSLEELKPIYQQVLSIKSSVESIPIMLVGNKSDETAQREVDTKVGAAQASAWKCAFMETSAKTNSNVKELFQELLALEKKRDMSLSIDGKRSGKQKRADKLKGKCSVM, encoded by the exons ATGCCCGAGCAGAGTAACGACTACCGGGTGGTGGTGTTTGGAGCTGGCGGTGTGGGGAAGAGCTCACTCGTGCTTCGGTTTGTTAAAGGCACCTTCAGAGACACCTACATCCCCACGGTGGAGGACACCTACAGACAG gtgatcagctgtgacaaaAGCGTCTGCACGCTGCAGATCACGGACACAACAGGAAGTCACCAGTTTCCCGCCATGCAGCGCCTGTCTATCTCCAAAGGCCACGCCTTCATTCTGGTCTACTCCATCACCAGCCGTCAGTCGCTGGAGGAGCTCAAACCCATCTACCAACAG GTTCTGTCCATCAAGAGCAGCGTGGAGTCGATTCCCATCATGCTCGTGGGCAACAAGAGCGACGAGACGGCTCAGCGTGAGGTGGACACGAAGGTGGGCGCCGCTCAGGCCAGCGCCTGGAAGTGTGCCTTCATGGAGACGTCGGCTAAAACAAACTCCAATGTGAAGGAACTGTTCCAGGAGCTGCTGGCGCTGGAGAAGAAAAGGGACATGAGCCTGAGCATCGACGGAAAACGCTCGGGGAAGCAGAAACGAGCCGACAAGCTGAAGGGGAAGTGCAGCGTCATGTAG